From the genome of Papaver somniferum cultivar HN1 chromosome 2, ASM357369v1, whole genome shotgun sequence, one region includes:
- the LOC113353822 gene encoding protection of telomeres protein 1a-like, whose amino-acid sequence MTSFEDDKCFLPIRDAILAINQKVNLIGMVSEFGTPQKSNGTDYFCTLKIMDESYHIYDSAKTRKFYGLVVNMFASSIEDLPQINSVGDIICFSQVLMKTHDGITLASYSKKGSSFALFTGKSRSLTSYQSSSNFRLSNLKKSLSRLRTWMLDFQLDSGLDESLDSLPLREIKEKETDLGSNKPLLLRGMKNNATFDSGLRESLLLGKMKNKTTFDSGLKEPLLLREISENQTSDLVCKILHVSELSKGVKMLYVWDGTDVPPLICQSVLSTEMENPLPLQFEELPLPREVLCTFPSVGTIMRVMAAKTKDEGGPLVPNSGTWVKILCILCKARFGLWYGECTSSTKLWILSNEDSSVTQRLRISEERLSSVSGRMPYSAFPWPSHITEINHENVPNCTLMDVLTYKEVTSKFKCVVRVVAMCPGQVEKFRSPEDSDRYMIRFTLEDPTARIHAYIYAEDGENFFDGFHSTEVLTNARNRLLGVSETDDGATLRNPPWVQCCLKSYYLDKSNPWSTRNYRIFHTRLVL is encoded by the exons ATGACTAGTTTCGAAGATGATAAATGTTTTCTTCCTATTAGAGATGCAATATTAGCCATTAATCAAAAAGTTAATCTCATCGGTATGGTTTCTGAGTTTGGAACTCCTCAAAAAAGTAATGGAACTG ATTATTTCTGCACACTCAAAATTATGGATGAGTCTTATCACATTTATGATTCGGCTAAGACAAGAAAGTTTTACGGTCTTGTGGTGAATATGTTTGCTTCAAGCATAGAAGACCTGCCGCAGATCAACTCAGTTGGAGATATCATATGTTTTTCTCAAGTTTTG ATGAAAACTCATGATGGAATAACTCTTGCATCGTATTCAAAAAAGGGGTCTTCATTTGCCTTGTTTACAGGAAAGTCTAGAAGCTTAACTTCATATCAATCTTCTTCGAATTTTCGCCTTAGTAATCTTAAGAAATCCTTATCCCGACTCAGAACGTGGATGCTCGATTTTCAACTTGATTCAG GATTGGAtgaatcattagattcattaccGTTGAGGgagatcaaggaaaaagaaactgATTTAGGGTCGAACAAACCATTACTGTTGAGGGGGATGAAGAACAACGCGACTTTTGATTCAGGATTAAGAGAATCATTACTATTggggaagatgaagaacaaaacgACTTTTGATTCAGGATTGAAAGAACCATTGCTGTTGAGGGAGATCAGTGAAAATCAGACTTCTGACTTAGTATGTAAG ATTCTTCATGTTTCTGAACTATCGAAAGGTGTGAAGATGCTCTATGTATGGGATGGTACTGATGTTCCTCCATTAATTTGTCAGTCAGT GCTGAGTACTGAAATGGAAAATCCGCTTCCACTGCAATTTGAAGAATTACCTTTACCAAGAGAGGTCTTGTGCACGTTTCCATCTGTGGGAACTATCATGAGGGTGATGGCTGCTAAAACAAAAGATGAAGGTGGTCCTCTGGTACCAAACAGCGGTACTTGGGTAAAGATTCTTTGCATTCTCTGTAAAGCGCGATTTGGATTGTGGTATGGTGAGTGCACATCTTCCACAAAGCTCTGGATTTTGTCCAATGAAGACAGCTCTGTAACACAACGGCTGCG GATTTCTGAGGAGCGTTTATCTTCTGTTTCGGGTCGCATGCCCTATTCAGCTTTTCCTTGGCCATCTCATATCACTG AGATAAATCACGAAAATGTGCCAAACTGTACACTAATGGATGTTCTCACCTACAAGGAG GTAACATCAAAATTCAAATGCGTGGTTCGGGTTGTGGCAATGTGCCCTGGGCAGGTCGAGAAATTCCGGTCCCCAGAAGATTCAGACAGGTATATGATTAGGTTCACACTGGAGGATCCAACTGCAAGAATTCACGCTTATATCTATGCTGAAGATGGG GAGAACTTTTTTGATGGTTTTCACTCCACGGAAGTACTTACGAATGCGCGCAACCGACTTCTCGGGGTCAGTGAAACAGATGATGGGGCCACTCTTAGAAATCCACCTTGGGTACAATGTTGTTTAAAATCTTATTATCTTGACAAATCAAATCCCTGGTCAACCAGAAATTATAGGATCTTCCACACCAGGCTTGTCTTATAG